The following proteins are encoded in a genomic region of Magnolia sinica isolate HGM2019 chromosome 1, MsV1, whole genome shotgun sequence:
- the LOC131218947 gene encoding mediator of RNA polymerase II transcription subunit 18 — protein MECVVQGIIETQHVEALEILLQGLCGVSKERLRIHELCLKSGPNLGAVASEVRLLCDLEQPVPTWTVRHVGGAMRGAGAEQISVLVRTMVESKVSKNVLRFFYALGYKLDHELLRVGFSFYFQRGARITITVTSANKMLKLHATEEAVPVTPGIQLVEVTAPAAADNYNEVAAAVSSFCEYLAPLLHLSKPGVSTGIVPTAAAAAASLMSNGGGKQL, from the exons ATGGAGTGTGTAGTGCAAGGAATTATAGAGACGCAG CATGTTGAAGCCTTAGAGATTCTTCTTCAAGGCCTCTGTGGTGTTTCCAAAGAACGTCTTAGGATTCACGAGTTGTGCCTAAAAAGTGGACCCAACCTTG GAGCGGTAGCCTCAGAAGTGCGGCTCTTGTGTGATTTGGAACAACCTGTACCAACTTG GACTGTTCGACATGTGGGGGGTGCCATGAGAGGTGCTGGGGCTGAGCAAATATCAGTTTTGGTGCGCACTATGGTGGAAAGTAAAGTAAGCAAGAATGTGTTGCGCTTCTTTTACGCACTTGGTTACAAATTGGATCATGAACTTTTGAGGGTGGgtttctctttctatttccaaAGAGGTGCTCGGATCACCATTACTGTGACTTCGGCTAATAAAATGCTGAAGCTGCATGCAACCGAGGAAGCTGTGCCAGTGACTCCTGGGATTCAATTGGTTGAAGTGACAGCCCCTGCAGCTGCTGATAACTACAATGaagttgctgctgctgtttcATCTTTTTGTGAATACCTTGCACC ACTATTGCATCTGTCAAAACCAGGAGTTTCAACTGGTATTGTTCCTACTGCTGCTGCAGCTGCTGCTTCTCTCATGTCAAATGGTGGCGGTAAGCAATTATAA